catttggacaagaaataaacattttacgacaaaaaagttgtaaaacttaAATTGTCAACCACTTTAATACTATTTTAAGAGCAAAATTAAAATTCTATGTATTATTTACAATGTTAGATATAAAATTACGCTTATATCTATATCTTGGACATATTTTAGTTTCGTTATACTGTACTGACCTTCGAAGATCTAACTTATGTCCCattaaaaatcattgaaatatataatatcacaTCACCCGTACCAACTTTTGGCATATGACACGTATGGTACCAGGTACAAATTTAGCTCAATagctatattttctattttcaataaAGGTCCCAATTTTTGGAGCTCTGCGTATCCTGAATGCTCCAAGACAAAACAGTCTCCAGTTGAGATCTTTCATGACCAGGCAGAGCCAAAGAATACCCTTTCAGGATTTCATTTTCATGGTTATGACAACACAGACAATATGGAAAACCTCACTGTATGGAACGACGGATATACAGGTAGGTAGCGTTGATGATCGTTTCATTTAACAATTAAATAACTAAATGAATTTTTCCAGTACACAAAAGAAAATCAGGACATTTGACGACGAATATTTAATTAACGATCAGTTTTAATGGGGTTGATGCAGAATTATGAGGTGTATTGCGTTTTGAGCTTAAATTTTATACACTTGTATTTACAGTGACTGTCCGTGTTCATGGTGATCTGAAGATTTCTGGTGGAGGACTGGATGGCCTGTATGCTCTGGCACACTTTCACTTCCACTGGGGACATTCTGATAGAGTTGGATCCGAACATTTCCTCGACGGCAAATCTTATCCACTTGAAGTAAGTCTTTGTTCTTGGAAATctcttgttttacaaaatgtgtacTTTTTACAATGACGATGAAAATTAAATTGAGTACATTGGTCTTGAACCCATATTTAGACCTGGTGTGATAACATGAAGGCAGTAAAATCTCAGAAGACTTGATTGTAAAAGTTGGCGATTTTAATAAATCTATACAAGTCAAAATCACCAACGATTTCAATTTTCACAAAAGTATGGTAAATAGAAAATGCGTAATGTAAATCTGGCGTTAGGTTACCGGATGTTTTCAGTCATTGttgaatatatataacatacttatttaccatcccaggggaaacaatccccataactctgatttgaattttgacagaattatgcccctttttaacttagtatatttggttaaagattttgataaattcaaatatctgttactatcaaagcttttgacttgaaacttaaaatacttacttaccatcaaagtctacaccagaagaagcaatacccataactctgattggtttttgacagaattatgcccctttttaacttagaagtttttgttaaaagtcaaatatctctgttactattaaagcttttgacttgaaactctaaatagttatttacaatcaaggtctacaccaggagacacaattcccataactctgattagagttctgtccctttttaacttggaatgtttttactggcaaaacgctaattcagagtcaagcactgagaaaagtcgagcgcgctgtcttacggacagctcttgtttttttttagatagtctcttgtaattatatatagaatggccatttactgatgatatgtatgatttttattgtttgtatatatgtacaaaatgtaaacggatgagactcaaataaaatattaaaacatataactGATGAATTCAAAATACTAATTTAACCTAATTACCAATTGGTTTTGATGTGTCATTGTGATATAATAGTTATTCCATGAATAAAACATTAGCTTAAAACACTCTTTTCAGCAGAATTCTCATTTTAGTTCAAACGAACGAGGACAGATCAAAATTAGTTTACATAGGCCTACATATATCGGTATTTCCCATAGAAAGTTGATGCTTTTGTCAGTATATCTTAAGAGAAAGTTTTGTCTTCTAAAATTCTTTGCTATGACACGATTTAAACTAAACGGGCATTGTTGTATCTCAGACGGcacagtgttgtttttcttttttcagatgcATTTTGTTCACAAAACAGTTCGTCACAAAAAAATAGCGAATGCACTGGCAGATCCGACTGGTCTCGCTGTTCTTGGCGTTTTTGCCCAAATAGGCAAACCACATCCGTATTTCCAGGCAATCATAGATAACCTGAGACTTTTAGATATAGGTAAGTGGTCATAGTGAATACATTTAAGGTAATCAAGTGTCAAACACTTTAACTTAACAGTAAGTATACTGTGTCATCTTGCAATGCAAATACCTaactttgtttaaaaagtatTACTATTATTTGTATACTGTGTCATCTTGCAATGCAAATACCTaactttgtttaaaaagtatTACTATTATTTGGAATCTAGCATGATAAGTTTGAATCTCGAGATAATCTTTCATGTAAAGAATTATTGGAAAGAGATTTTTTCCTAGTTTATTCGTGCATAAGGGCAACCAATTAACAACGATACTTCAATTGATTAATTAGTTCATATATCCACACACGTTGACGACGTTcttatttattttgacatttgacTCGACTTATTAATCTTACAAAAGTAGGATAATAATGTATGCATTGGAAGGAGGAGGTTTTGAACTTACAGCAATAAATTTTCCTTTCTTAAGGTTCGTGTAGAGATTAAAAAGTAATGTTCCGTCTTTGTAAGTTGAAAGTACTCTTAATTAATGAGATTTTTCCAGAGTTGATGGATTAAActattttgcatataacttattagttcatacataatttattttaggtcgattgtgaagcaagttctgcAACTTAtgttaatcactctcgacacctcattcctgatgtcGAGTCTCATGGTAAAATGAACGGGAAAATGGGCAGTTTTGCCATATTTAGGTCTCATAGGAATGTTTTTAATTGTTAGCAcagtcataaaaatattttgcccATAGAtccagcttctttcacagaatCTTTGGCCATTTCTTGCTTGTGACCGACAGCTGTGCCCAtattgaaaatttctgattttttaaacatTCAGATAAAAAATGAATGTTTCCCATACGggtaatgtaaaattattttcatttacgtcAGATGTTTTCTTCTATAAtgaataaatggtaaaatatggAATGCATTTcgataaaacaatacttcttgGTGAAAAACATCCTTGGAATTTTCTCAATTTAGATACTTTtagtttttaggccatttttggggcaaaagtgaaccttctcctttcATGTTGAAAACCGCCGTATGATTCgagatttgaaaacaaaatgttctttttgtcTTTTTACCAACAGTATTTTTCTATAATCGTTTATATTTTCCCATTATTTTGTGTGATCAATATCTCCAACAATTTTGTTTACCAAAATTTGTAACTTCATAAGTCGTCATTTAACTTCTTTATCATAATCGCTCAAAATGAATGATTGTGTTTTTGCAGATAAAATAATACCCAATATGTAACGATTACAaggaaattattatgaaattcaAACTAATCAATTAACTCGGTAAAAGGGATGACAAACGCGCAGTTGTTCCTCTAAATTTATGTTCTAAAGACAATACGAAGGGTCAAAGGGTTTAATTTATCAACACATTTTTGAGGAGAGGTATCAAAAGGTGGTCTTGTAAACAATCCATCCTTTGCCATTATATTTAATTTGGTTTCTTAAACTCACCTGCAGGGGCAATGAATTAGATGGATTATATTACAGTTTATGCATTACCTGTAACAGTTGTAGATGGATTAcctgaaaagaaataaatatatatttcctgCACTGCTCATAAATTTTAACACTTGAAATTTCGCTTGCGCTTTCATTCCTTTATGGCATTTCCgtatttttcttaatattttttttcttttccggCGTTTTTTTTTCTCGGCTCAAATGTCTCTTTTGTCAGAATTTTAGCACGGCATCattatgtataattatgctaTATATTAGCATATTAAATACGGAAGTACATATATTTACCTTTTGTTACTGTTTAGTTTAATTATAGAATAGGTCAGTAAATTTCAGGGCAAACACTTTCATTGCTTGTCATTGTGATATAGTGTATATGTTGCATTGTGTCAGGCGGCTGCATATGCTGTATTTAATTGTCTATTTTGTCACTTTACCTGTAATTTGTGCGAATGCTGCACAAGATTAATTGCTGTTAGACACTGAGATATAATTACTGTTGCGGAATATGTCAAAAATGATGGAAATAACGCCATATCATTTCGTGGATATGTCTAAATATAGTATCTAGATTTGCTGACAGATTAATGTTAGGGAATGTGCAAATATTTCATTAGAAAGACAAAAAACCGGATGTGTTGTAGACTTGAacaatcaaaatgaaatttttaagttAAAGCCCAAGCTATCAAATATACGCTAAATTCGGGCATATAATACATGTCTGTTCTGGGATGTACTGGCGCTCTAGTTAAATACCGAACATGTCTTCTAAAATGCGAAGATTTTGTCACGGGTTTGCTGATCGGATAAATTTAAAACgactttgtttaaatattaaaatgtaatgcACGATTTCAGAAATTTCATCATGCAAAGGTAAATGATGAATAAATAAGCGACTTCCAACAAAATGCGAACAATTGCGTTCATTAACTTTCATCAGAAATCTAATTTACAATCTCATTAGGCCAAGTAAAAATGATGTCATAATTCGAAGTATTAAGACGAGATAGCACGCCTCATGTTTTGTTTAAGTGGCTTCAAAATGGATGGATCAACATGAATCTTTCTTTATTGCTCATcatgaacaacaacaaaaaatacaaatattatgctTAGAGCAAGTATTACATAAAGAATGTAACTGTATGGACTTTATTTTACAGCAAAAGTATGAAAAGCGCACCGACCGCTTGCATTTCTCCCATATTGTGTCCATGTTTATTTGTAACgtaattttaacacattttaagaaaatgttgtgtGCATGTCTGTTTATCAAACCCGTTTTCATTTCACCAGGTGATTACGCTAACGTCCGTCCATTCCCGTTGAAGAAGTTGCTTCCGGATGACTATGAAACATATTACCGTTATAGCGGCAGTCTAACCACGCCCCCCTGCTCTGAAAGTGTCGTCTGGACTGTGTTTAGGGAACCAatagaaatctcagaatttcaggTACGTTGTAAACTAATGGCGTATGCCACGAATCTACTTTTATAAATAGAGTTCCTAAAATGTGCTATAAAAAGCAACAGTGAAACTTTAATTGTATGTAGGAGTAATTATGTCTCACTGTTATAATCTTCCACCATACACTCCAATAACTAAGCCTACCGTGCTTGCTTCTGCGTCCGACTTCGGACTTGATAAAACCTGGTACATGTTTCTTGACCATCATGCAGTTACGTTCCACAAACAGTGTCCACAGCTTTGACTAAAAAATTCAGTTCCCGATATGTAATACAAGACGTGAACAAATAATATCCGCCATTCAAAAGCTTAAATGATCCCATGACTGGTTTTCATTAGTTATACAGTAATGTTGCATGCATTTCATAGTTAttgccaaaaaaaacaaaaacaatgccTTTTTCTCCTTATTTGATATAGATTTGAAGAAAAtagaaatgtgtatttttattacAGCTCCAGCAATTACGGGCACTATCTTCCATATCAAACATCACAGATAACTTCCGGCCTGTACAGCGGCTCAATGGCAGACGCATCTACGTCAGGAAGAAGCCTGAAACTGGCTCGAGTGATCAGTCTAAACCTGGCTATAACGATAAGAACACTGACGGCGAATGGGATCCAACCGGAAGCAGTTCTTTAAATATGGCGTCCGCGTTGTTTGTTATCATAATAAGTGTTGTCTCAAAGTGTTTATTTGCTTAACTGTTTTACCCGTTACAATGGGACTACTTTCTTAGCCATGGAAAAAAAAGAACGTTCGAGGGGTGCTTGAATACAAAGTTTCACCCAAATTGAAGAAATGGAGAGAGTTTCAGTAGTCAGATGAAAATTGTAACTTTAAGGTcatgataaatgtaaaatatgcCTTTTAggtttttctgtaattttctaCTTTACAAAGAAAGATAGATGATCAGTTTTAACAGATTTGTATGTACTTGTATGTACtgtattttttgtaaacataTGCTCAATCGtgagctgtattttttttataacggACGAAAGTATACTCCCTGCATTCAGCGTGATCGTATATTGATAATGGTCGCGTAATAAGTGTTCAGTACAGGAGCCCAGTTAGAACTACCGGGTGTCTCGCTGTTGATGTTTGCAACACTCGGAGACAAGTATGACAGAGGGCAACATAAGAAACACTTTGTTTACATTGACTTACAGCTGGAATAACTGGCAGTCAGTATATTGTCAGTATGTGAATAATGCATTCACTGTTCAAGGACATTGACTTACATCATAGATATACATTTTTAATCGTTTTGCTTCTATACATGTGCTAGATTGTTAATTCGTTTAATAACAAATGACAAGAGATTCAGATATACTTGCACAATTGATATAGctgcatttgtttgtttgaaaaccTGGAAATATTTAAGGACatactttttttcttcaaaaaaatgaTCCATTAAACAAATCGGGCTGAAAATACCGGAAAATACTTATTTTGATAGATACTCCATATATAACAAGAAACAGTCATATATTGCCTGTAAGCGTATGCTAAAAATGAAGCCGGAAAAGGGTTAATTTGTACAATATGTAATAATTTGTATAGCAAagatatttgtaatgtttttgctttatttattgtaACAGCACGCATGTATGTTGGCCCGCTTGTTTGAAGTGTTAGCATACGGTTAGTGCTCCGTTTAATATCACCGACATAATTCGTCaaataaaaatacctaaaaacTATTTTAGCATGTGTTTGTTTTTGTACAAAATGCAACTGGTGTTTCTTATAAACACGGACAAAGGAGTAACATACATACAAACCCAACGGAAACGAAATCCTACAGCAGTGTATGTCTGAATGAGTAGACGATGTATACACAAATATACATAGTGTAAAACAAACAGCTAATAAATAtggacaaaacaaatatatacaatgGGGCACCACCAAATTTGACTGCCGAGCTGTGTAGATACTCGACAGTTGTAAGTaattaattatacccccaccaattTGGGGTGCGGGTGGGGATATATAGGAATACGTAGCTTTGTTTCCCCTCCCCACCGTCCCTCCCCGTCACATCTAGGAAAACAGAACAGACCATGTTGAAATAGTTGATGGTCGTAAGACAAGTTCACACACCAGGGCCCATAAGGCTGATTTTtcttttaacatacatgttttatatgctgttcaagtAACGCAACcttttttttctatgatctgatgTTGCTCAAAATATGGAGCTACTCGTTAAACGAGCAAATATCAGTTGTAATGATACAGAGATTTAGTATTGAATTTTCACCGACACTAATAATTTGGCTTaccgggatgacttattttatgatctgatattttatagttgtcatccctctaatgcacctgtcaatattttgcccgcccagggggggcggcgggctgacccaggggaatttgacgtTTCAAAAATtatgttgtctaaatccccaccctagagacaaccttttttgtctaaatcccaccctagagcctggttggtacatcaaatgtttgtcaaattcccgcctgtcgggaatggtcttctgtctaaagtcccgtgtatgcccgccgctcccccgggcgggcaaaacaTTGACAGGTGCATAACGGAGAGgggacagtcaaaagttatcacgctgtcccaaaacgtcctattatttggactaatgaTATTGATAATTGCATGATTTTCTTATCTGTAA
The genomic region above belongs to Mercenaria mercenaria strain notata chromosome 12, MADL_Memer_1, whole genome shotgun sequence and contains:
- the LOC123533842 gene encoding carbonic anhydrase 7-like, which translates into the protein MRSLLLIIAVLQQSSVYCEWSYSGETGPNFWSSAYPECSKTKQSPVEIFHDQAEPKNTLSGFHFHGYDNTDNMENLTVWNDGYTVTVRVHGDLKISGGGLDGLYALAHFHFHWGHSDRVGSEHFLDGKSYPLEMHFVHKTVRHKKIANALADPTGLAVLGVFAQIGKPHPYFQAIIDNLRLLDIGDYANVRPFPLKKLLPDDYETYYRYSGSLTTPPCSESVVWTVFREPIEISEFQLQQLRALSSISNITDNFRPVQRLNGRRIYVRKKPETGSSDQSKPGYNDKNTDGEWDPTGSSSLNMASALFVIIISVVSKCLFA